In Triticum urartu cultivar G1812 chromosome 6, Tu2.1, whole genome shotgun sequence, the following proteins share a genomic window:
- the LOC125513945 gene encoding U-box domain-containing protein 33-like — protein sequence MEAHRRWDTSGSGSRYSFRTSVSSLADLGGEIVEAEAEAGRAAADRVFVAVPGEVKHGKSTLQWALQNLAKDGAQVVVAHVHRPAQMIPMMGAKMHYTRLDPEQVKDYRKQELEKALERLEEYVVICTILKVNCEKIIIEKDDVAKGLEELIVLHGITRLVMGAAADKHYSKKMKRPKSKTALRLMEAEASPCKIWFTCKGELICTREANTTIPMIPPSPASTVASTLSASSISSRMRSITIHHSESEAPSSNGSPQQNLNRSRTEVMRHHSRGAGGTPPQLFEPLELNANARPTRTPLSSMDSWDEFGRRSQSSWYNLSRNYDAISVSESATHHPMHESDDDRFSSPFHELENPGADAEMYSRLEEALRETQESKKEVFEESTKRRKAELDLLSALQKAKELEKLYHHELRQRKTIEETLVRQAQELEATKIQCDTIYDQLHDAEEQKAVLEQRMTEMESALRDGEEKLATSKCLLEALQADKENLQQERDAAAEELRQKSEQRISMATEALNTEFSAVELEQATRSFDEALKIGEGGFGCVYKGSLRSTTVAIKLLHPKSLQGQSEFNQEVAVLGRVRHPNLVALIGSCREAFGLVYEYLPNGSLEDRLACAGDTPPLTWQVRTRIIYEMCSALTFLHSNKPHPVVHGDLKPANILLDANLVSKLGDFGICRLLTQSGTSTAATTLYRTTTPRGTFAYMDPEFLSSGELTPRSDVYSLGIIILQLLTGRRPQKIAEVVEDAVEKGELHTVLDTSAGAWPFVQANQLAHLGLRCAEMSRRRRPDLAREVWTVVEPLMKAASLTARRPTFAPSPDEASTPSYFVCPIFQEMMSDPHIAADGFTYEAEAIRGWLDSGHDTSPMTNLKLAHRELTPNRGLRSVILEWQLQHQRYHEDWR from the exons ATGGAGGCGCACAGGCGGTGGGACACGTCGGGGAGCGGGTCGCGGTACAGCTTCAGGACGTCGGTGAGCAGCCTCGCGGACCTCGGCGGCGAGAttgtggaggcggaggcggaggcggggcGGGCCGCCGCGGACAGGGTGTTCGTGGCCGTCCCCGGAGAGGTCAAGCACGGGAAGAGCACCCTGCAGTGGGCGCTGCAGAACCTGGCCAAGGACGGCGCGCAGGTCGTGGTGGCCCACGTCCACCGCCCCGCGCAGATGATCCCCATGA TGGGAGCAAAAATGCACTATACCAGGCTGGATCCGGAACAGGTCAAGGACTACAGAAAGCAGGAGCTAGAAAAGGCATTGGAAAGGCTAGAAGAATATGTTGTGATATGCACAATACTCAAG GTCAACTGTGAGAAGATAATAATTGAGAAAGATGATGTTGCTAAAGGACTTGAGGAGCTTATTGTCCTTCATGGCATCACCAGACTTGTCATGGGAGCAGCTGCAGACAAACATTACTCAAA GAAAATGAAAAGACCAAAGTCCAAGACAGCACTCAGACTAATGGAGGCAGAAGCCTCACCATGTAAGATATGGTTTACTTGTAAAGGAGAACTGATATGTACCAG GGAAGCAAACACAACCATTCCCATGATACCACCATCACCTGCATCGACAGTTGCATCAACATTATCAGCAAGCAGCATTTCCAGCCGCATGAGATCGATTACGATCCACCACTCAGAGAGTGAAGCACCAAGCTCAAATGGAAGTCCACAGCAGAATCTGAACAGATCGAGAACAGAAGTGATGCGACATCACTCTCGAGGAGCTGGCGGTACGCCACCTCAGCTATTTGAACCTTTGGAACTCAATGCGAATGCCAGGCCAACAAGAACACCATTGAGTTCTATGGATTCCTGGGATGAATTTGGGAGGAGATCACAAAGCTCCTGGTACAATCTATCAAGGAACTATGATGCAATCAGTGTCTCCGAATCAGCAACACATCATCCAATGCACGAGTCTGACGATGACCGCTTTTCATCTCCTTTTCATGAGCTG GAGAATCCAGGTGCTGATGCGGAAATGTACAGTAGACTTGAGGAGGCTCTCCGCGAAACTCAAGAATCGAAGAAAGAGGTGTTCGAAGAATCAACCAAGCGCCGAAAAGCCGAACTTGATCTGCTTTCAGCTCTTCAAAAG GCCAAGGAGTTGGAGAAGTTGTATCATCACGAGCTAAGACAGAGAAAAACAATCGAGGAGACACTCGTGAGACAGGCGCAGGAGCTCGAAGCAACGAAAATTCAGTGTGACACGATATACGACCAACTACATGATGCAGAAGAACAGAAGGCCGTGTTGGAGCAGCGCATGACCGAGATGGAGTCTGCTCTTAGAGATGGCGAGGAGAAGCTGGCCACAAGCAAGTGCCTTCTCGAAGCTCTCCAAGCAGACAAAGAGAATCTGCAACAAGAGAGAGATGCCGCGGCTGAAGAGTTGCGCCAGAAGAGCGAGCAGAGAATTTCTATGGCGACTGAAGCATTGAACACCGAGTTCTCCGCCGTTGAGCTCGAGCAGGCAACTCGGAGCTTTGACGAAGCGCTCAAGATCGGCGAGGGCGGGTTCGGGTGTGTCTACAAAGGCTCACTTCGCAGCACAACCGTGGCTATAAAGCTGTTGCACCCGAAAAGCTTGCAGGGCCAGTCAGAGTTCAACCAAGAG GTTGCTGTCCTCGGCAGAGTAAGGCACCCGAACCTCGTCGCGCTGATCGGGTCGTGCCGGGAGGCGTTCGGCCTGGTCTATGAGTACCTCCCGAACGGCAGCCTCGAGGACCGGCTCGCGTGCGCGGGCGACACGCCGCCGTTGACATGGCAGGTGCGCACCAGGATCATCTACGAGATGTGCTCGGCCCTGACGTTCCTGCACTCGAACAAGCCGCACCCGGTGGTTCACGGCGACCTGAAGCCGGCCAACATCCTCCTGGACGCCAACCTGGTGAGCAAGCTGGGGGACTTCGGCATCTGCCGCCTCCTGACGCAGTCCGGCAcctccaccgccgccaccacGCTGTACCGGACGACCACGCCGAGGGGCACCTTCGCGTACATGGACCCGGAGTTCCTGTCGTCCGGCGAGCTGACGCCGCGCTCCGACGTCTACTCCCTGGGCATCATCATCCTGCAGCTCCTGACGGGCAGGCGGCCACAGAAGATCGCCGAGGTGGTGGAGGACGCGGTGGAGAAGGGGGAGCTGCACACCGTCCTCGACACCTCCGCGGGGGCCTGGCCGTTCGTGCAGGCCAACCAGCTCGCGCACCTCGGCCTGCGGTGCGCCGAGATGAGCAGGAGGCGCCGCCCAGACCTCGCCCGGGAGGTGTGGACCGTGGTCGAGCCCCTGATGAAGGCCGCCTCGCTGACCGCCCGGCGGCCGACGTTCGCCCCTTCGCCGGACGAGGCCTCCACGCCGTCCTACTTCGTCTGCCCGATCTTCCAG GAGATGATGAGTGATCCGCACATCGCGGCGGACGGGTTCACGTACGAAGCAGAGGCGATCAGAGGGTGGCTGGACAGCGGGCACGACACGTCGCCGATGACGAACCTGAAGCTCGCGCACCGCGAGCTCACCCCGAACAGGGGGCTCCGCTCGGTGATTCTCGAGTGGCAGCTACAACATCAGCGGTACCATGAGGACTGGAGATGA